GTGCAGTGAACTGCTGCAAGAATGTTTCCAGTTCATCCAGAGAGAGCTGCTCCACCAAGTTGTCCTCTGTGTTTCTTGCTCTGGCAGCGCCGCTCTGAATGggtctgttgttgttgtccacaCAGCAGTAGGCATTCCACAGGTAGTCTGGGATGTTGACACGCTTAACATTGTTTTTAACAATCCAGCTGTCTGCAGAAGGAATGGCACCGACCAGCACGTAGGCCTTAGGGCACTTCTCCAGAAAAAGCTCGGTGAGCTGGGACTCGTGGATCCTCCAGGCATTCTGGTTCAGCTTGGGGTTCTGAGGAACCACATTGGTCAGGGTAAAAGTGGCGTTGCGGCTAGGGACTGCaggagagaaggaaaagaaggACAAGCTTAAAGTTTTTCTGTTCAAAGAAAAGGTGAGAACCTCGATGAGTCAAGAAGTGGGTTAGTCATTTTCATTCAGCAATTAAGATGTTCTAGAAAATTATAAATTACGAGCATGTTGAGCAGAAAACATTGAAACGTAAGGCTGGAGAAGCTGCTCGTTAGTTAAGTCTATCTATCCTCAGCTGCTGCAGCCAAAAACAACTCCCCAGTCCTGTACTGCCATCTACTGTCTACcctcctgaaaaacacacaatctgTCCTCAACTACCTGCATGGTGTCCGTTGGGGTTGAGATGACCACGGTCGAAGCCTGAATATGTGAAGTCCTCATTCAGAGCTTGTCTCTCTCCAAGGTAGACACCAGGGTTATCCTGCCCCAGCCAGTATCCATCTTTCATCTCTCCCTGCCAAGACCGATCTACCAGCTAAGATGGAtggaaacaagacaaaaaaatattaattcctTACAATCTAAAATTGTCTAAAAGAACAATTAATGTAAATTTTATGACTCTGCATTCTTCATACTTTCTGTCTGCCATGAATAGATGCAAAATAAGCTCGTGTGGGACAAACCTGTGGCTCCACAAACCACCTGTTCTCCCTGCCGCCTCCATTACTGGGCTGGAATTGATAGGCAGAGTAGACAGCAATGCGATGGATGGTGTCATACAGTGTGGCAAAGTGGTACCTGATGGTGCAAATATTAGGAATAGATCAGAAGTGTTACTATggtaaataaagaacaaagaaaatatttgttCTAAAAGTAATAGGCAGCAGTTGGATTTTCAAAGATACCATAGAAAAGCAGTAATCTGAGTACACATGACAATGCTGTGTATGCTGTGTGATTCAGTTTTAAAGTATTCTTTCTGCCAGTTTACTACCTGTTGACAAAGCGCTGACAGAGGCGGGCAGCACCAGGCGTAGAAGCTCCCAACTCAGGCACCTTTTCTTTATAAAAGTACTTCATGCATTCTGGCGCATCCTGGGGCAAAATGATAAAATAGATAATAATTAATAGTAACAGAAGTGAAGCTATTTGACAAGACACATATTTAATTCTTCTGATAatctggaaaagaaaacaaacaaacctcaaAACTTTCCACAACATCTGCATGGACAAAACAGAGGAGCGGGAGAAGAGCACACAAAGTTACGAACGTTTGCATTCTGGATCAGAAGTGTGGTGATGGAATTATCGACCTGAATAAAACACGAAGCAGTAACACTTTAGTCAACAAGGCGCTACGTTACAAAATATatgctgtcatgtatatataGCTCAGGCCATCACGTAGATGGTGCAAATAAGCTAATTGCTTCTTTGGACCATCTGTgttgatgtttgtgtgtttccacTCACCTGCTGGTGCACCTGTCTGCTGTCACAGTTCGCCCTGAAGAAACTGGCTTTTATATGTGACTTCTCACCACCACCTTTCACTCTGTTTGTCCAGTTTTATCTGGGCACATGATATTTGTGTGGAATGAACCAGAATCTACTTACCAAAGAGCGGGTGCGGCTGACTACAtgatgtagaaaatgttaaaattagCACTATGATagtgagagtgtgagtaaaTCTTAGTCACTTGCTTGAGTACAAGGGAGTACAgtgttctgtttaaaaaaaaaagaaaaaaaaaagaatatatcaGCAGTAATATAGTATTCCAAAATATGTTTTATGCTCTAAATATATTCTGacaaaattacattttgatTAGAAAACTTTCACCTCAAAGTATTTCAaaacaaacacttcctgtttcttgtTTTAAACCCTGCTGTGCATTTGATTTCTTGCCTAATACTGTATGAAATCAAGAATCACATCCAGTAAATATTTTTAGCTACTGTCTGATTCCTTGGAAACAAgaacatttcactgcatgtcAGGCAGAAAACTGCATGTTTTTAATGATTGGTAGACGAGACACTGTTTCCCCACTAATAGGCTCATACAACATAAAACACTCTTACGTCCAGTGCAGTTATTTACACTCCAGATCACCTCCTGGAATATTATTAACATGTGGTTTTGACAGATTTACTTACACTCTCCAACAATCAGTTCTTGGTTGGGTAACACAGCGCTATCTGTTCATGTGCTGATTTTCCCACGATAACAACATGAGCTACAGTTAAGCCTCACATATGGACTCTTCACAGATGTCCAATATATTTAGTTCAGCTGATTACTCTAACAACTTGTTTGCATTTTGACTTGTTCCATTTACTCAAAAAGGCCAAGAGGTCATCACAGAAAGTtgatactgttcatctggaagcagagtgggagaaacatttcatcactaaTCAAAGTGACTTCTTCTGTGTCGGCTGACTCTTTAATTACTAATTACtcttttcaagtaacgagtaaagtaagggattacaaaaattgcaaaaaagtaactAGATTACTATTACAATTAAAATGACATACGAGCATGCGACatccgtggcagcaacagatgtgtgtagatcaacaatggataatatggtgtgcaggagagagtacgaccatgcagcgtttaaagcttggaagtactgacattactttgagcttgattccgtaaaaagtgacaaaaaaattAGCATACACTCTGCATGGGAAGAAAATTTCTTTCTATagcgaaaaattaaacttcaaatctgagcaagcacccagcacgctgccacgggaatgtgaaattcacagagaaacccccggatccccccactgacatgactgcTGTGGCACCAGGCAAACCTCCACttgccccactcctgctaaacggGTGAAAATAGACTTAAGGACGACAGAACTTATtgctgctgaatctttgatttgatttattttttgctttttttttacttgcatctatttgaaagagtgagtgtaaacacaaaaaaatattttattttatgtgctggaatgtgcagaaaataggtttaaatgttaaacaaatttcttccagtcagagaatgttgcatataatttaatttttgcttgatgcataaagttaaaagattaaaactaataaaacaagttttaaaaagagacgtttccatttgattacattttgtatgatggattatgcagaaaaagtagaattgggctgaaagagctatcgctttatcacctattcaggttgtaaagtgtttttaaaaagtaactaagtaactaagtaattaattacatttgaaaataagtaatcagtaaagtaacgggattagttactgattacttttttcaagtaacttgaccaacactggtaattagtaactaattactattttcaagtaacttgaccaacactggtactatcacctaatggaaaaccctaaaaaacCATGTCAAGCCGTGCCGAGCTGACGTGAGTAGGtactaaaggaaaaaagcttaccACTGCCCAGTAGATGTACATACCTGGCCTGACAAGGTAGCTCTTCTGCgttgtgtttttcattgtttttttgttctccccAGTAATCACAGGAGTGCTTTTGGCACTTGACACAATATTGTTCTGTTTGTCCCTTATAGGGACCTGATCCTTGGGTGGACCGACGTTTGGTGTAGCATGTTTTGGAGTAACAGAGAAAAAATGTGTCCCTGCTGTTCCTATACTCGTTACACATTAAGGATCACCAGTGTTTTTCATTTAGGCAGCGACTGTCCTTCTTCTCTCACCTGGAGAATTCTTTAGGCATCTTCCCGCCTTTGATAAATGCCCAGCTGGAATAACCACATTTATTCAGGGATTCTTTAATATGATGTTCTTCTCCTTCTCTGCCTGCTGTATGTGTGTTCACTCTGTGTTGCAGTGACCCAATGCCACCTAATTTGTGCTTCAATGGATGATTGGAGTTACATGTTTAAAAGTTAACCTTAAATACATTGGTTTGTAGTACACTTCaactgtgattgcagccatttcccatttctgtgaaaagtacgcatggccattgatcagtagCCATGAACTTGCatgaatttgcatattaatgatgatGAAAGTGAGCTGGTGACTCAGTGATAGGCAATGGCTTACAAGGCTTTCACtgtcttacaatgctgtgattgcagccattccccaactctctgtgaagaGTACTCATTGATCAaaaatggtcatgacaatttgcatatcacAAGATAAATGTGTTTGTCAGTGGTGCAAGTTtctgtcattatgcaaatgcactgtttataaggttagtGAAACTTGCAaccagctgagactgaagaagtcccTTAGAGGAGTgataaaatgtttctcccactgaaaatgcaaaGTCCAAaggaacagaatcaactttctgcaGTTTCCTTACCCgaatgattgagcatgcatcaacactTTCAATACTAATATAATTTcccttgttataaatatgtatattttatattccactcatttttgcacaattgttgtaattcagttAAAACAAATGGAGGGTTTTTGAGCATGAACCGCCTTTGTAAAGTCATGCCACATAATCGCAATCGGgttcaggtcaggactttgactaggccactccaaagtcttcattttgttttccttaagccattcagaggtggacttgctgctgTTTTTGGCATCATTGTCATGCTGCACAACCCTAGTGCCCTTCAGATTGAGGTCACGTGTCATGGTCTGGGTGTGTGGCTGTAAAATTCCGCTGAAGGTCTGGGCCTCCCTGGTATCCACCCATGGGCAGGGCCTACAGCCTCCCTCACCTGGAGCTGATTGAGGCAATTAGGTTGGAGATTTAAGCTGCTTGCTGACACCGCTTCCTCGCCAGTTCGTCAACAACCCTATGTTGGTAACCAGGCCTCACGCTTCATGTCAGTGATTCCCAAGTGCTTTACTAACCTTGCGATCTTGTGTTCTAGTTGCTCCCGGGAATTCCATAACACTGAACAACTCATCCTGGAAATCTGGTTAGCCTGCCTGCTTTCAGAATTATCTCCttgcctcacctgcctgccctcctgtCCTTACACTGCCACGGGAACTTCACCGCTCAGGACAGCTGACACACACCACCAAACCCACTCGGACCGCACCACCTCTCTTTCAACGCTTTCATCTCCCACCTGCACAGTAAGACGAAGATTTTCATAGCTTCCACCCTCTCCAGAACTCCTCATTGGCTACCGTTTTAACACTGCTCTCCTCTCTTCCAGTGCGTACCTAATCACCAGCCAGCTCCCATCGCTTTCTTGGACTTGTCCCCTTGCTTTATCCCTCTCACCTAGCCAGGACCCCCATGCCCCATGTGTCAAGCCTTAAGTCAAGTGCCAGCATCCTGGTGCAGTTAATAAAACTTTGTTAAACCCTTTCCTCAGCCTCCGCTTTGGGTTCTCTGCACGTGGGTTTGATTTTGGTACTCAGCCTCCAGCCGTTTTGTGACATCACGCACAGATGGCCGGATATTCTCCTTCTggatgttttggtagacagcagaattcatggttctgtttaccacagcaagtcttccagGTCCTGAGGCATCAAAACAGCCCAAGACCTTcgcactaccaccaccatgttttactGTTCTATGTTCCACACACACCTTCCaaaaatttcagcttttgtctcgtcagtccacagagtattttcccaaaagtcttggaGATCATCAAAATGTTTTCTTGCAAAACTGAGACCAGCCTTTATGTTCCTTTTGCTCAGCAGTGGTTTTTGTCTTGGAACTCTGCCATGcaggccatttttgcccagtctctttcttatgcTGGAGTCATTGacactgaccttaactgaggcaagtgaggcctgcagttctttggatgttgttctGGAGTCTTTCGTGACCTCTTGGATGAGTCGTTGCTGCGCTCTTAGGGTAATTTTTGTCAGTTGGTCATTCCCGGGAAGGTTCACTACAGTTCCATGTTTTCACCATTTGTAGATAATGGATCTCAGTGTTGTTTGCTGGAGTTCCACAGCTTTAGAAGTGGCTTTATAActaggggtgcacataagtggtccgcaggtgcacatttgctgtcaaaataaaagacgcgcaccagataagaagttgcaacacaCGTTTGCGTAcctaagattttctggaggaggacagacatttgtttagaactcttaaagatgtcgaagaagcaagctcctttaagcaattactttggtgttcctccacctccaaagaaatgtcagaaggagtctgaaccgcaaaagaagcgcgtattctcggaaaagtggttgcaggaggtgagctggcttcaaacaaatgatgaacgcacagagatttggtgcagaatatgccatgaaaatcccactctagcagacaaaaacagtgccttttatatgtacgcaaacgcgcgttgaaacttcttatctggtgcgcgtcttttatgttgacagcgaatgcgcacctgcggaccacttatgtgcacccctgtttaTAACATTCTCCAGACTGACAGATCTCAATTACTTTCTCATTGTTCCTGAATTTCCTTGGATCGTGGCACGATGTCTTTTGAGGCTTTCGAGGATCTTTTGGTTTAGTCCACTTTGTCAGGCAGGTCctatttaaataatttcttgATTGAGAATAGGTGTGGAGTAATCGGTCCTTCGTGTGGCTAGAGAAattgaactcagctttccaaagaTGTGATACGCCACAGTTTATTTATGCTAAAACAGGAAGGGACAATAACTTTTTTACACAGAaccatgtaggtttggatttctttcctgttaataataaacacgttcatttagaaactgcattttgtgttaacGTGTGTCATCTTtgtgtaatatttaaatttgtttgatgatctgaaacatttaagtgtgacaagcatacaaaaaaatcaggaaggggtaaacacttttttttacacAACTGTATTACATGTTTAGTTAACATGTAATACAGAATCACTGAAGTCAAATGGAGATTATTTCCACCtgattatcatcattatttccTTTGCTCTTTTCTGGGACAGGCTGCCATACCATGTGCATACATGGAGAGCCACAgacagagagcagcagaaacACCACCaccttcctccgaagggtggttGGCTTCTCCCTTAGAAATAGGGTAATGAGTTCAGCcatccaggaggggctcagagtagagccactgctcctccacatcgaaaggagccagttgaggtggttcgggcatctgacaaggattcTTCCAgggcacctcctgggtgaggtgttccaggcatgtcccaccaggaagAGGCCTCAGGGTAggcccaggacacgctggaggaGGCGGCCatggagagggaggtctgggcttcactggttaggctgctgcccccacgacccGGACCCAGATAAATGGAAAaagatggatggagggagggagggataaTTACATCAGACACAGAATGAAAGGCAGCTgaggtggaggtgggttgcaaagcagttTGCAAATTTGTAGCAATTGTGGACTAGTTAAACTGCTTGAATAGGGTCCAATATATCAGATCAGGGGCTTGCAATGAAATCAGCTGATCCATTGAAATAGAACTGAGCTGatgaatttacatttttttgtggGAAGGGGAAGTGTTGTTACATGTGGGCTATCTATATTCGCATCAATGTAGTTGAGTGGTGAAAATGAGCTGTCATCTTCATATGGTATTGCAATCTGAAGGTGTCAATTGCAGTAAAAACAATagtattttaaacatttggCAGAATAGAAGCATAAAGTAGCATTAAAGAGAAATACTACAGTAATGTTCAGTTCAAAGTGATGTTTGTCCACTTATATAAATGTATAAGAACAGTATGCAGTATAATAAAATGCTCAGTTATACTGCAGTCGACAGAAAAGCAACAAATAAATGTCTGGGAAGAAGTTAGGGGGtggaaatacataaatatttaatacCAGCACCAGAGTTTTTGAAGAATGATTCTAGTCTTTTCACAAACTTGTTTCTGCTCAGTAATATAGAGAACTGCCACAGCCTCGCTCCTAGGCTTAGTTAGGTTCTCCTTGTAGGGTATTTGCATAAATGTCCTCCAGCCTTCAGAGGTACTGTATTATATTAATTTCACAATATTTCATGGGTGCCGGACTGTGGCTGCCTGAGGGAGAAAAGGTGAAATATTGACAATGGCTTTATGGAGTAAAGCCACAGGGGCTGATTGGTgccaaagaaaacacacaacacatggATAACATAAAGAGTTGGCTTCATGCATTCTCCTTTCTCTGCtacaaacacaataaacaaTCTCACTGAACATGACTGCAAGACAGTACATGACAGTATGCAGTGTTATAACTGCGTTTGCTCAGTGTAATTGGTTTATTAGTAAGGGAAACAAATGAATGTAGTAATTAATGATCCATCCTGTTTGGCTTTCCATCTAATTTCAGATGTAAATAGTGTAAACATCAGAGATGAGAAAACACAGTTAAACTCAGttattaaagacaaaaaagggacagaaaacaaagaatttgACTCATAAAGCTTAATTAGCTGATTATTAAAGCGTGAAAATTCAGACGGCAGCGAATTAAATTAATAaaccacacacaaaacattaaGACATGGCACACGTGTGCCCTTTGGAGTCATTattagaattattattattaatattaataattcctttattctttattctcttTGTTTAAGAGTGGATGATAAATTAGTGatgctttctgtttttgttgcctGGCTGAACAGTGGCTGTTTCACAGGTAGTGAAGCTTTACGGTTTCTTTCGATTTACTGCCGCACGGCTGCTGTTGCTTAGCTCTGCCTCTAGGTTGCAGTGTTGAATTATGATTTCAAGTTGAAgtatttttccccccttttttgcaCACTGTTCAGATTATTCGAATGTTTACCCACCTTGAAAATACCCATTCTGCAAACTGCTGATCCACTTATTGATTAGCTGTTTTATCAGCAGCCCCAAACAAGTAAATTACAGATTTGTCTCAATAGACGGCTTCAAAGCCATAAACATCTTCAAAGTGAGGCCTGTGGACGATAATCATTAAAGATGACACTCTGAGAGACAAGAGGACCTATTAAACTGCAGCCATGACGGATTTTAGTTGTGtcttttatgtttttgattttgCCCAGAAGTTAATTTTAGTGGACTGGATCTTTAATTGACATGAATGGTGCTTTGTCGCTTGGAAAGATCACAGGGAGTTGGGTTCCCCAGATGCAGATTTAGCCTAATCCTTGGCTCTAAAGGATCTTCAGACGCTCTCTATAAATAAGAGGAAACTGAGTGTGGTTTGACAGGAATAATGTATGTGTGAGAGAGTATAAATCAGACAGAAATAATAACTGTTTCAAAGGTGGTGAAATGAGCACACATTTTCACTGTTAGCGCCTCATGAGTTAAGTAAATTATATGGTTTTATTCATGTTGATCTTCACATCACTGATTAACCAGTTACACTGTTAATAAGTTCAGCTGTTCGCATTAAAACTGAGCTCCTCGTGACTTTTGAGACTCCAATGAGAAATGCTTAAAAACACAGTCTTGTTTAAAGAAATTAgcttagaagaaaaaaaaaataaaaggcagcaaaaaacaaaaatgacagaTTTTCTTAACAAGCTCTTTATCCAGGGCAATAATTTCTGTGCAGCATTATCCTCACAAATCCTCCAAAAcatctctttattttttgcagttAGAAGTTTTGAGTAGTTTATTCATTATAGGCCTAACAAGGGTTTAACCTCTCTGTAGTCTAGTCCAGTGATTCTCAAATAGGGGGTCATCACACTCAGAAGAGGATGGAAGACGAGTACTTAAGGCGCGCTCAGTAGATGTTCAGAATAATTCCATCCCATAAAATTACTGATTAGCGGAagctggatttttgtttttttcataataTAGGAATTTGAGCCAGTGCCATCTGTATGAAATTCATACACTGAGCATAACTAGAAAAAACTACATTTGCTAAAGAAAAGATgcttattttgtattatttgttAAGTTATGAGTCTGAAAAGTTGTGAATTGTGACATTTTCACGTCTTTATGTGACAGACTTCTTGTCAGACTAAATGgatttacattgtagatgatTACAAAGAGCCTAAAGTATATATTTCTGTATTTGTCACCTTCAGATCTTGAACATCAGTGCTATGTTGacaatttttactttaaacttgcagcactgaagtccatgCAGTCCCAAACAGGAGATGTAATAACAGTAAGACACAAAAAGGCATCAAGACTTAATtctgtaacaaaaaataaaatgcctATAATCGCATTGTGATTTTTCCACCTCAAGCTTTTTGCACAAGCAACAAAAAATTTGTTATCGCTTGTCAGAACACGTGCAACTTTCCAATTCCATCCGACTTGTTGGAGTTGCATCATGTTGGCCCCTGATATCATACTTTAAGTTGGTGCAGGTGGATGTGGAAGCACAGAGGTAGCTCCTGCACGAACTGACTGCAGTGCTGCTGAGGAGGCAAAAAGGTGAGACTGCATCTTTCCACACACTTACGTCTCTGACTGCTGCAAGGACAGATGGCCAGACACACGTCTCAGCCCAGACAGAAGAAGGAAAGAGATGAAttcaatctcacacacacacacacacacacacacccaaccCAATTTTCCCAACCCCCCACCACCCCCTCCACTCCTCCACCACCCTCCCTTTATCATTTTTCTCTcattctttttcatctttttaagtCGCTTCATTTCAGATGCATTCATACATTACCAATATCtttatgtatgagtctgtctgcctccctccctcctcacctcccccattttctctctctcttcctcccattctcacctcctcctccttctcttctacCTCCCTCCACTTCCTCCAGCTCCCTAtcttcctccctccttctctcctTCCATCCCATTACTGTAATCCATCACTCTTCCATCAGCCACCATGCAAACAGGCCTCCTGGTTACCATAGCAACCACCTCCAGCCCGGCAGTGCGCAGCCCCTCTCCGATTGGCTGGCAAGGCCCAGGCAGTCTCAGTCTGTCTGGGAGATGTGGTAATTGGCTGGGAAggcatacacacatgcacacatgtacacacacacagacacacacacacacatagttacaCTCAGTACAGTACTCATACAGTATGCACATACTCGCACaggcacacaaatacacacacatataaaacacACTTGTACTTTCTTTGGGCCTAAATAATTATACATACTGATAATCTATTGGATATTGGAAAGCAcatgcacaagcacacacactcactcactcacaaaCGTCCTCAGAGATATGAAAGGGAGACTGGGGTCAGAGTAATGAACCTTATAAGAAGATGAGGGCTctaggctgtgtgtgtgtgtgcgcacacacacaaaaacacactgttGGTGTGCACACGTCtgaatttttttgtgtgtgtgacacacaaGTGTTTTTGTGTGGGTTTCTGTATGCACAGGATGGTGCTGTGCAGGATTTTGGATAATGTTGGAGCTGTTCcaaaaaggatggatggatggaggaattttttttttcagagcaTATTGTTAAAAATACCTATATCCCCCCCCTCCAGCCCCCTCTCACCAAAAACCCCCAAGGAATCGAGTATGCACcagttttttggttttctgtcttgTGGTAGGAAGCAAAAAATGGAACTGTTGATCGGCTTGACTTCACCCCGCTGCTGTTGCTCAGCCAGGTCTGGCCAACACTGCAGCTATGATGAATGTCTCATCTCCAGGAATACATCACAAATAGCAAAACTGTACCTGCCCTGAATAGCAAAGTGTATTTGCTTCTGCAGTGTTGCTGGAAAACAATTGTGGACAATGGGGCTCCTTTGTCCCCCATTCCCAGGTTTTCCAGGATCCGCTATTCATTCCAAACAATGGCATCCCTTAATTTCTTTTTATCACTTCAAAGGCATTTTTACCCCTTTTTGAAACACATGAAAAGGTACcttaaaaatttttaaaaagagacatgtGTTTTCTAGCTGAAACTATGCAATTACATTCTCTTCTGAAGactgaaaaaggaaaggaagaaaTAGAAGCGGGAGAAAAAAATGGTCGACTTTGGCCTCAGCTTTAAGCCCATAAGTATGTGCATGTGAGAGAAGAAGTCTGTGGACTAGTCCTCCCCacctaaggaaaaaaaaatagacagacTTGTAAGCTGCCCTAGTTGGCAGCAATACAGAcgagcagacagacagactgacTACTGTCCAAGAACACACAAATATTCAGTGATTTACACCACAGGAACTGGAGCAaataatgcaaacacacacacggcaCACACAAAAGGTACAGCTCATTTTTCAATCTCatctttttaatggaaaaaaatgagtcgagggaagagagaaaaaactgGGTAAATTGAGAAAGCCGAATGAATTCACAGAGAAtgactgacagcagtgatgacagCAATGCGGTCACGGTCCACATTTCAAAGCATTCCCAGGTACCAGacggaag
The genomic region above belongs to Oreochromis aureus strain Israel breed Guangdong linkage group 14, ZZ_aureus, whole genome shotgun sequence and contains:
- the si:dkey-243k1.3 gene encoding endonuclease domain-containing 1 protein-like → MQTFVTLCALLPLLCFVHADVVESFEDAPECMKYFYKEKVPELGASTPGAARLCQRFVNRYHFATLYDTIHRIAVYSAYQFQPSNGGGRENRWFVEPQLVDRSWQGEMKDGYWLGQDNPGVYLGERQALNEDFTYSGFDRGHLNPNGHHAVPSRNATFTLTNVVPQNPKLNQNAWRIHESQLTELFLEKCPKAYVLVGAIPSADSWIVKNNVKRVNIPDYLWNAYCCVDNNNRPIQSGAARARNTEDNLVEQLSLDELETFLQQFTAQPVGELFYNNCRA